The genomic window GCTCGCGGCTATCCGCGCCGACGCACAACGGCCGGCGGACCCTGCGGAATCCTCCGCGGGAGAAGGTGCGGCGGCAGCGGGATCGCACGCCTCCATCGGGCCCGGCACCTTTGCTTCGGGGACTCCGTCCGGTGGTTCCGTGGATGCGGGCGCGGGCGCGGGGTCCCTCAGCCCGGGAGGACCGGGCGAAGGGGTGGTGGACGCCCGGTTCGGAGCCGCAAACGGTCCCAGGTTCCATCGCCTGGTGAAACCGAGGTACCCCAGTGTTGCGCGGCAACTGGGGAAGGAGGGCACGGTTGTGCTGCGGGTGACGATCGATGAAAAGGGGCGCGCGATCCACGTTGAAGTCTTGACGCGGGCGGGCTCCGGTTTCGAGGAGGAGGCGATCCTGGCGGTGAGGGAATCCACTTTCACTCCGGCCAGGTTGAACGGACACGCCGTCAAGTCGAGGGCTGTGCTCCCCATCCGGTTCGCTCTCACGAATTCGGGGTAGGTATGCGCGGGAGCGACATTGAGGCGCTTCAAGACGGCACAACATCTGCCCGTCGGGAGGTCATGCGGGCGGGCATAAAGCCCGCCCCTACGGTCCGATGTGCCCGTCAGACGCAGTCGGGAGGTGACGCGGGCGGGGATAAACACCGGGGACCGTGCGGATTCGTAGGGTGGGCACGGTTCCTCCGTGCCCACGGTCCGGCCGGGAGCTTCCCCATCGGGCCGATGGTATGGCCGGGAGGGAACAGCGTGCCCACGATCAGGCCGGGCCTCTCGTGCATCCGCACTCGTTATGAGCGCTGCGAAAGCGTGCGGCCGCCTGCCTCTTCAATGGGGGCGTTCCACGCGTCGGCTCCAGGTCGTTCATGGCGCCAAGCGCTGGGGCAGGGGTATTGGGACCGTGGGCTGCGCTGTCGCGCATCCCACCCTACTGAACAACACCGTTGCCACGGACCGATGTGCCGGGCAGACGCATACAGGGGAAGGGCTTCGTGCCCTCCCGCCCAACGCACTCGTCTTGAACGCAATTATCCATGCCCCCTGCGACACCCGC from Syntrophobacter fumaroxidans MPOB includes these protein-coding regions:
- a CDS encoding energy transducer TonB translates to MRLWQNLTISILGHLGVACVLWATPLAIYRPPPWMEVRLISPADFHGRAEIPCDGNGAGEGGPAADDNIHAAPKEVCAVKQLPPPEQRPEEPKLEPPVRNRSVKKEKPPAKPKGASRVVPLAAIRADAQRPADPAESSAGEGAAAAGSHASIGPGTFASGTPSGGSVDAGAGAGSLSPGGPGEGVVDARFGAANGPRFHRLVKPRYPSVARQLGKEGTVVLRVTIDEKGRAIHVEVLTRAGSGFEEEAILAVRESTFTPARLNGHAVKSRAVLPIRFALTNSG